GGCGGGTGGCCTTGAGTCCATCCACGGTCATGGGAATCTTGATAACCACGTTGGGGTGAATCTTGGCCAGTTCCCGCGCCTCTTTGACCATGCCCTCCGCCTCCAGGCTGATCACTTCGGCACTGATGGGGCCGTCCACGATTTCGCAAATCTCTTGGATCACTTCCTCGAAAACACGGCCCTCTTTGGCGATCAGCGACGGATTGGTGGTCACCCCGTCCGCCATCCCCATGGCGTTGGCTTCCCTGATTTCGTCCACGTTGGCCGTATCGATAAAAAATTTCATGAATGCCGTTCCTTCCTAGTTGATTCTTAAAACACGATTGAAGTTGATACGATGGATTTTTGTTATCTGTTCACTGTTCACCGTTCACTGTTCACCGTTCACTGCTCACTGATCTCTGTTCACTGTTCACCGATCACGGCTCACTGGCCCCCGTTCTCTTCCAGAAACCGGTCCCGGCAAGCTTCCGAACAGAAGATGTATTCCTGTCCCTTGTGGCGCAACGCCACCCCTTCTCCTCTTGGAAAATAGACGCCACACACCGGATCCTTGACCATCACATCGTCGATTTTCGGGTTGTGTGGCGCATTTTGCCCGGGGACCTGAAGATTGCGCAGCACCCAGGATTTAACGGCCCGGTACGTCAGGTAAACGATGACGATCAGCAGCAGCACTCTCACGGCGTCCCGCCTTGTGGCAACTCCGGCTGGCTGCGCATGGGAACGACCTGCTGGTCTTGTGCATCGAGCTGCTTCAACAGATCGGCAGCGCTCTTTCCCAACACGGGGTGAATAATCGCCGGGTTTATATCACAGATGGGCTGCAGGACAAAGACCCTTTTGTGCATACGCGGATGGGGGATTTCCAGGTCCGCGGTCCGGATCACCTGCTCGTCGTATAGCAGAATATCCAGGTCCAGGGTGCGCGGCCCGAAGCGGATGCCGTTGCTCTTGCGCCCCATTTGAGACTGGATGGTCTGCAGCTTCTTCAGAAGATCGGACGGCTCCAGGTGGGTAGCGATCTTGACGGCAGCGTTGACGAACCAGTCCTGGTCCGTGTAGTCCACCGGCGAGGTACGGTAAAAACGCGAACCGGCCAAAAGTTCGCATTGGCCCCCGGCGACCAGTGCCGAGATGCCCTTTAGACAGTTGTCCAGTTTATCACCCAGGTTGGAGCCCACGGAGAGGTAGACCGTATGCCGCTTCCCTACCCCTGCCATGCTTCCTCCCAGAGTTCGCCGCGATAAATCACCCGGGCATCGCCTTCGAGAAATACATCCGCGAAGCCTTCGTCCCGGCGGGTAAAATGCACAGTCAGCCGTCCCCCGCTACGGGTCGTCAGGGCAACCGGCGATGCCAGTTCCCGCTCCTTCGCCAGAATCAATGCGGCGGCCACATTGCCCGTGCCGCAGGCCAGGGTTTCGTCTTCGACGCCTCGCTCGTAGGTGCGGATGAAAATCTCCCCGGCAGGATTCCGTTCAACGAAATTGGCGTTGGTACCGTCCGGTGCAAAATCCGGGTGGAATCGAATGGCCCGACCGTCCGACGCGACATCCACGGCTTCGATGTCATCGACCATCACGACCGCGTGGGGCACACCGGTATTGACGCTGCTCACCGCCAGTGATCGGCCGTCCAGTTCCAGCCGGTACCCGAGCCTGAAATCCTTGGGGTCGGTCATACGGATGCGCACGCCTGCATCGCCCACTTCAGCCTCGATCACCCCGGCCAACGTCTCAAAGGCCATCTTGCGGCTGGCGATGCCATTGAGAAAGGCAAAGCGGGCTGCACAGCGGGCGCCGTTGCCGCACATGTCCGGCAGGCTGCCGTCGGAATTGAAAAAACGCCATTTGAAATCGACGTTTTCGGAAGGCTCGACCAGAATCATCCCGTCGGCGCCCACCGACATCTTGCGGCGGCAGGCGCCCACAACCAGTTCCTCCAGCCGCGCTTCGGGCACCACGGACGTGCGATTGTCGATAAGGATGAAATCGTTGCCGCTGCCGCTCATTTTGAAAAAGGGAATGGCTGTCATGGCGTCTCCTTATCCGACGATTGGCCCGCAGGGGGGTATTCGAATCGAACCGTGTTGGAGTCGGCGACCGCCTGGCCCGGGATCTTCAGGCGCACCTTGAACGCATACCCATAGCCCGGATCCAGGGTTTCGACGCTGGAAAAACGATTGCCGTCCGTCTGCACGAAGGGGTGGGTGGAGATTTTTTCGAACACCAGCGGGCAGTCTTCGCAGGCCCCTTCGGAAAGATCCCGACGGGAGCGGTAGATCGTAAAGGTCGCCTGGCGGGCCTGCTTGCTCGAAAGGTCAGCGGCCATTTCCCACTTCAGCTGCACCGAGGCATCGTCCAGGCGGTAGGTCAGCGCCACCGCCGGGGTTGCTGCCGCCTTGGGGGGTATTGGCGGGCCTTTGACGCCGCAGGCGGCAAGGGAAAAAACAGCCAGAAAAAGCGCGGCGACAATGCAATTTATCGATATCGAGTTTCGCATGACGGAAAGCAAACCAACAAATAAACAAGCACCAGATCTCAAATAAATTTCAAATCACAAGTTCCAAATCCCAAACAGGCTCCCAATTCGCCAGTTGGAAACTTGGAGAATTGGAATTTTATGTTTCTTCTCCGGCCAGCCTCCTGCGGGCCTCGTCAATGGCGGCCGCCACATTGCTGGTGGCCGTGCCCCCCAGGCTTTGCCGCCGATCGATCATGTGCTCCAGGGTCAGGTGGTCGTAAAGATCCTTCTGGATCAGCGAGGAAAAACCCTTGAGTTCGTCCAGCGTCAACTCGTGCAGTTCCTTGCCTTTATCCAGGGCATAGGCCACGGCCTTGCCCACACAGTCGTGGGCCTTTCTGAAAGGCATGCCCCGGCCCACCAGGTAATCGGCCATGTCCGTGGCGTTGAGGAACCCCACAGACGCGGCCCGGCGCATAGTCTCCCGGTTGACGGTAATGCGGGGGATCATATCGACATTGATGGCAAGGCAGGCCGTCAGGGTGTCCACGGCGTCGAACAGCGGCTCCTTGTCTTCCTGCATATCCCGGTTGTACGCCATGGGCAGGCCTTTCATGAGGGTCAGCAGGGCCACGAGGGAGCCGATCACCCGCCCGGTCTTGCCGCGCACGATCTCGGGAATATCCGGATTCTTCTTCTGGGGCATGATGCTGCTGCCCGTGGCAAAGGCGTCGGGCAGGGTGATAAAGGCGAATTCAGTCGTCGACCACAACACCAGCTCTTCGGAAAGACGGCTGAGATGGACCATGCAGATGCTGGCTGCCGACAGAAATTCCATGGCAAAATCCCGGTCCGCCACAGCATCCATGCTGTTGGTGCTGACCGCCGGAAAATCCAGCAGCTCGGCCACGCAGGCCCGGTCGATGGGATAGGTGGTTCCGGCCAGGGCCGCGGCGCCCAGGGGCATCACGTCGATGCGGCCCAGGCAGTCGACCATCCGGGCCTGGTCCCGGGTGAACATCTCGTAGTAGGCCAGCAGGTGGTGGGCCAGCAGCACCGGCTGGGCCCGCTGGGTATGGGTATAGCCGGGCATGATCACATCCGGGTGGGCAGCGGCCAGCTCCACCAGCGCCTTTCTCAGGGCGCGCAACAGCCCGATGGTGCGCCTGGCCTCGTCGCGCAGGTACATGCGCACATCCAGGGCGATCTGGTCGTTGCGGCTGCGGGCGGTATGCAGCTTCTGGGCAACCTTTCCGGCCACCTGCAGCAGGCGGGCTTCGATGTGCATGTGGATGTCTTCCAGGCTGTCGTCGAACACGAATTTTCCATGATCCAGCTCGCGTTTGACGGTGCCCAGCCCCTCCACCAGTTGAGCGGCCTCTTCGCCGGTGATTACGCCGACTTTGGCCAGCATCTTGCTGTGGGCGATGCTGCCGGCAATGTCGTAGGGATAGAGCCGCCGGTCATAAGCGTGGGAGGCGGTAAAGGCCTCCACACGTTTGTCCGTTTTTTCGGCAAAACGCCCGTCCCAGGGTTTCTCAGCCATTATTCCTGCCTGCCTCGTTGCGCTGCATCAGTTTACGAATCCGAAGCCGCAAGGCGTTAAGCCGGATGAAGCCTTCGGCATCCGCCTGGCTGTATACATCGTCATCCTCGAACGTGGCGTGGGCTTCGCTGTAAAGGCTGTGGTCGGACTTGCGCCCCTGCACCGTGCAGTTGCCCTTGTAAAGCTCCAGACGCACCACGCCGGACACCTGGGTCTGGGTGCTGTCGATCATGCCCTGGAGCACCTCCATCTCCGGCGAGAACCAGAATCCGTTGTAGATCAGCTGGGCGTAGCGCGGAATCAGTGAATCGCGCAGGTTCATCACCTCGCGGTCCAGGGTGATGGATTCCATGGCCATGTGGGCCTGGCGCAAAATTGTACCGCCCGGCGTTTCGTAGACCCCGCGGGATTTCATGCCCACGAAACGGTTTTCCACGATGTCGACGCGCCCGATGCCGTGCTTGCCGCCCAGCCGGTTCAGTTCGGCCAGCAGATTGGCCGGCGAGAGCGGTTTGCCGCCGATGGCAACCGGGTCGCCGCCGTCAAACGTGATCTCAATGACTTCAGGGATGTCGGGCGCATCCTTGGGAGACGTCGTCAAGGTAAAGATATCGTCGGGCGGCTGGGCCCAGGGATCTTCCAGAATGCCGCCTTCATAGCTGATATGCAGCAGGTTGCCGTCGGTGCTGTAAGGTTTGGAATGGGTGGTGGGCACAGAAATACCGTGCTTTTCGGCAAACGCCATCAGGGCCGTGCGGGAGTTTAAGTCCCACTCCCGCCAGGGGGCCACGATCTTGATGTCCGGATCGATGGCGTAATAGCCAAGTTCGAAGCGCACCTGATCATTGCCCTTGCCCGTTGCGCCGTGGCTGACTGCATCGGCACCTTCTATAGCAGCGATCTCCATCTGCCGTTTGGCAATCAGCGGCCGGGCAATGGAGGTGCCCAGCAAATATTGGCCTTCGTAAATCACGTTGGCCCGGAAAGCCGGGAAGACGTAATCCTTGACGAACGTCTCTTTCAGGTCGTCCACATAGGCCTTAACCGCGCCGGTCTTCATGGCATTGGCCTCGACGTTTTTCAGCGAATCGGTCTGACCGATGTCGGCGCTGAAGGTCACCACCTCACATTTATACGTTTCGATGAGCCATCTCAGGATAACTGAGGTATCCAGGCCTCCTGAATAGGCCAGTACGACTTTCTTGATCTTTTCCTTCACCGTGTTGTTCTCCTTATAGAATACAAAATTTATTGTTGTCGGACTCCTAATAAACCGCGATTCAGGCGGATTCGTAAAATGGCCGAGATCAAGGCTTGCGAATCCTGAGGAATGAGGCGTACTTTGGCGTACGTCGCAGTGACGAAGGATGAAGCGTAACGCCGATATCGGTCTTTTTACGAATCCGTCATTGTTTTAGAATTTCTTCGAGGCACCCAATCAGCGCATCGATTTCTTCTTCTTGGACGATCAGCGGCGGTGCGAACCGCAGGGTGTCTCCCTGGACGCAATTGACCAGAAACCCTTTCTGCATGCAGAACCGCACCAGGTCGTCGGCCGGGCCGTCCAACTGGGCGCCCAGCAAAAGCCCCCGGCCCCGCACCTCGACAATGCGGCTGCACTGCTGTTTGAGCCCCTCTAATGCCTGTCTGAAATAAACGCCGGTTTCCGCAGCCCGCCGGGGAATCTGCTCGTCGAGCATGGTTCTCAGCGTTTCCAGGGCGGCGGCGGTGACCAGCGGGGTTCCTCCAAAAGTGGAGGCGTGAGCGCCGGGACCGAAAGCCGCAGCCACCTTTTCCGTTGCCAGCATGGCGCCGATGGGCAGCCCGTTGGCAAGGGCCTTGGCCAGGGTCATGATATCGGGGGCGACCCCTTCGTGCTGGTGGGCGAAGAGGGCGCCGGTGCGACTCATGCCGGTCTGGATTTCGTCCAGGATCATCAGGATGCCATGCCGGTCGCACAGCTGCCGCACCTGCTGGAGATAGTCCGGGTCGGGGCAGCGGATGCCGCCTTCGCCCTGGATGGGCTCCAGCATCACGGCGCAGGTGCCCTCATCCACGGCAGCTTCCAGGGCTTCGATATCGTTGAACGGCACAAACGAAAACCCTTGAAGCACAGGGTCGTAACCCGCCCTGATCTTTTCCTGGCCGGTGGCCGACAAGGTGGCCATGGTGCGCCCGTGGAACGACTTCTCCATGGAGATGATCCGGTACCGTTCCGGCTGGCCCTTGTCCTTGAAATATTTGCGGGCCAGTTTGATGGCCGCTTCGTTGGCCTCTGCGCCGGAGTTGCAGAAAAAGACGCGGTCCGCGAAGCATTGCGCCACCAACAGCTCGGCCAGTTCGGTCTGGGGCACCGTATAGTACAAGTTGGAGACATGCACCAACTGCTTGGCCTGGCGGGCGACGGCCTCGGCAATGCGCGGGTGGGCATGGCCCAGGTTGCACACGGCGATACCGGAGACAAAATCGGTGTAACGGCGCCCCTGGGTATCCCACACGGCCGTGCCCTCGCCCCTTTCCAGGACGATGGGAAAGCGTTTGTAGGTGGCGGCGATCACCCGGTCGGCCGTCTGCATGATTGTGTCTGTCATTTCTCCACTCCGATTTGTTCAGCGTTTTAGGTTCAGCGTTTAGCGTTTAAGGTCTAAAGTTTAAGGTCGATACACCTTCGACGATACCGAATCAAGACCAAATGCATCGCCTTTATCACCTATGAGCTATCAGCTATACGCTACTTCGTTACTTCCGTCCCGATGCCCCGATCGGTAAACAGTTCCAGAAGGATCGCATGGCGGCGCTTGCCGTTAATGATGGGCACCTTCTCCACCCCGCTTTCGATGG
This window of the uncultured Desulfosarcina sp. genome carries:
- a CDS encoding YHS domain-containing protein; the encoded protein is MRVLLLIVIVYLTYRAVKSWVLRNLQVPGQNAPHNPKIDDVMVKDPVCGVYFPRGEGVALRHKGQEYIFCSEACRDRFLEENGGQ
- the folK gene encoding 2-amino-4-hydroxy-6-hydroxymethyldihydropteridine diphosphokinase codes for the protein MAGVGKRHTVYLSVGSNLGDKLDNCLKGISALVAGGQCELLAGSRFYRTSPVDYTDQDWFVNAAVKIATHLEPSDLLKKLQTIQSQMGRKSNGIRFGPRTLDLDILLYDEQVIRTADLEIPHPRMHKRVFVLQPICDINPAIIHPVLGKSAADLLKQLDAQDQQVVPMRSQPELPQGGTP
- the dapF gene encoding diaminopimelate epimerase; amino-acid sequence: MTAIPFFKMSGSGNDFILIDNRTSVVPEARLEELVVGACRRKMSVGADGMILVEPSENVDFKWRFFNSDGSLPDMCGNGARCAARFAFLNGIASRKMAFETLAGVIEAEVGDAGVRIRMTDPKDFRLGYRLELDGRSLAVSSVNTGVPHAVVMVDDIEAVDVASDGRAIRFHPDFAPDGTNANFVERNPAGEIFIRTYERGVEDETLACGTGNVAAALILAKERELASPVALTTRSGGRLTVHFTRRDEGFADVFLEGDARVIYRGELWEEAWQG
- a CDS encoding lipoprotein, whose amino-acid sequence is MRNSISINCIVAALFLAVFSLAACGVKGPPIPPKAAATPAVALTYRLDDASVQLKWEMAADLSSKQARQATFTIYRSRRDLSEGACEDCPLVFEKISTHPFVQTDGNRFSSVETLDPGYGYAFKVRLKIPGQAVADSNTVRFEYPPAGQSSDKETP
- the argH gene encoding argininosuccinate lyase, with amino-acid sequence MAEKPWDGRFAEKTDKRVEAFTASHAYDRRLYPYDIAGSIAHSKMLAKVGVITGEEAAQLVEGLGTVKRELDHGKFVFDDSLEDIHMHIEARLLQVAGKVAQKLHTARSRNDQIALDVRMYLRDEARRTIGLLRALRKALVELAAAHPDVIMPGYTHTQRAQPVLLAHHLLAYYEMFTRDQARMVDCLGRIDVMPLGAAALAGTTYPIDRACVAELLDFPAVSTNSMDAVADRDFAMEFLSAASICMVHLSRLSEELVLWSTTEFAFITLPDAFATGSSIMPQKKNPDIPEIVRGKTGRVIGSLVALLTLMKGLPMAYNRDMQEDKEPLFDAVDTLTACLAINVDMIPRITVNRETMRRAASVGFLNATDMADYLVGRGMPFRKAHDCVGKAVAYALDKGKELHELTLDELKGFSSLIQKDLYDHLTLEHMIDRRQSLGGTATSNVAAAIDEARRRLAGEET
- a CDS encoding argininosuccinate synthase, coding for MKEKIKKVVLAYSGGLDTSVILRWLIETYKCEVVTFSADIGQTDSLKNVEANAMKTGAVKAYVDDLKETFVKDYVFPAFRANVIYEGQYLLGTSIARPLIAKRQMEIAAIEGADAVSHGATGKGNDQVRFELGYYAIDPDIKIVAPWREWDLNSRTALMAFAEKHGISVPTTHSKPYSTDGNLLHISYEGGILEDPWAQPPDDIFTLTTSPKDAPDIPEVIEITFDGGDPVAIGGKPLSPANLLAELNRLGGKHGIGRVDIVENRFVGMKSRGVYETPGGTILRQAHMAMESITLDREVMNLRDSLIPRYAQLIYNGFWFSPEMEVLQGMIDSTQTQVSGVVRLELYKGNCTVQGRKSDHSLYSEAHATFEDDDVYSQADAEGFIRLNALRLRIRKLMQRNEAGRNNG
- a CDS encoding acetylornithine transaminase codes for the protein MTDTIMQTADRVIAATYKRFPIVLERGEGTAVWDTQGRRYTDFVSGIAVCNLGHAHPRIAEAVARQAKQLVHVSNLYYTVPQTELAELLVAQCFADRVFFCNSGAEANEAAIKLARKYFKDKGQPERYRIISMEKSFHGRTMATLSATGQEKIRAGYDPVLQGFSFVPFNDIEALEAAVDEGTCAVMLEPIQGEGGIRCPDPDYLQQVRQLCDRHGILMILDEIQTGMSRTGALFAHQHEGVAPDIMTLAKALANGLPIGAMLATEKVAAAFGPGAHASTFGGTPLVTAAALETLRTMLDEQIPRRAAETGVYFRQALEGLKQQCSRIVEVRGRGLLLGAQLDGPADDLVRFCMQKGFLVNCVQGDTLRFAPPLIVQEEEIDALIGCLEEILKQ